Proteins from a single region of Fodinibius sp. Rm-B-1B1-1:
- a CDS encoding arabinan endo-1,5-alpha-L-arabinosidase gives MNSYLSVRWIILFSLTFVINFFIPNTAQSQSTHVHDPVMIEENGTYYLFSTGRGISVQSSNNLEDWTREKPVFKNAPNWTTETHPNFRNHIWAPDIVEYNDTYYLYYSVSRFGTNNSAIGVATNKTLDPDAPGFEWKDRGIVVRSVPGRDMWNAIDPNLTFDKKGNPWLTFGSYWLGIKTVQLQDNLTETAPAFESWQTIASRHRYWKLDERDAGNSSNGDIEAPFIFKKDGYYYLFVSWDQCCSGKESTYKIVVGRSRNITGPYRDRANRKMTHGGGTLVAKGNEQWAAVGHNAAYTFDGTDYLVFHGYDNSDEGNAKLIIKEISWDDGWPTISL, from the coding sequence ATGAATTCGTATTTATCAGTACGATGGATTATTCTGTTTTCTCTCACATTTGTAATTAACTTCTTTATTCCTAATACCGCCCAATCACAAAGTACCCATGTGCATGATCCGGTAATGATTGAAGAGAATGGTACGTACTATCTGTTCAGTACGGGTCGGGGGATTTCCGTGCAATCATCCAACAATCTGGAGGATTGGACACGTGAGAAACCGGTTTTCAAAAATGCCCCTAATTGGACTACAGAAACACACCCCAATTTTAGGAATCACATTTGGGCACCAGATATTGTTGAGTATAACGATACCTACTACCTCTACTACTCCGTTTCTCGATTTGGCACCAACAATTCTGCCATCGGCGTAGCCACTAATAAAACACTTGATCCGGATGCCCCCGGTTTTGAATGGAAAGATCGGGGCATAGTTGTACGATCTGTACCTGGTCGCGATATGTGGAATGCCATTGACCCTAATCTAACCTTCGATAAGAAAGGCAATCCGTGGCTTACCTTTGGTTCGTATTGGTTGGGAATTAAGACCGTTCAACTCCAAGATAACCTCACAGAAACTGCCCCTGCTTTTGAATCTTGGCAAACCATAGCATCCCGGCATCGTTACTGGAAATTAGATGAGCGTGATGCGGGGAATAGTTCCAATGGAGATATAGAAGCCCCATTTATTTTCAAGAAAGATGGATATTATTACCTGTTTGTATCTTGGGATCAGTGCTGCTCTGGCAAAGAAAGTACCTATAAAATTGTAGTGGGACGATCCCGTAATATCACCGGTCCATATCGCGATCGAGCTAATCGCAAAATGACACACGGCGGTGGAACCTTGGTAGCTAAAGGTAATGAGCAATGGGCCGCTGTAGGACATAATGCCGCTTATACGTTCGACGGCACCGACTACCTGGTTTTTCACGGCTATGATAATTCGGATGAGGGCAATGCCAAACTTATCATCAAGGAAATTTCTTGGGATGATGGCTGGCCAACTATTTCGCTATAA